In a single window of the Elusimicrobiota bacterium genome:
- a CDS encoding cation:proton antiporter, which translates to MNIPFLNDVITIFLLSIGVVFLSSKLRIPTIVGFMITGILAGPHGFKLVNDIAGVNVLSEIGVALLLFTIGIEFSFKNLFRLKKPALLGGGIQVILTTAVVTFTLTLLRLNFTTSLFIGCLTSLSSTAIVLKILQEKAETDSPHGSTALAILIFQDIIVIPLIIFTPFLSGTTTADTPLLSALSLLITSIVILAAVILGARYAIPYVLLQIVRTRNRELFILSTITICFAVAWLTHSAGLSIAIGAFLAGIIISESEYSHQILGNVLPLRDVFSSFFFISVGMLLNTTQLFSQLPLILLILMAVIILKISISTFAAIILGHSLRSALLTGLYIFQVGEFSFILSRAGLDYTILSPELYNIFLAVTVLTMALTPFIADLAPSIASTFLRLPLPPRIKHGLFPTGDLKGSKKPAALQDHLLIIGYGITGRSIARAAKIANIQYIALEMNPEVVKTESANGEPVYYGDATYDHVLHFVNANHAKVVVIATSDPAATQRITSNIRTINSKAQIIVRALHLDGIEQLRKLGADEVVVEDYEASVEIFARVLERYFIPQSDIEQFVSDLRSDGYDMIRKLSKPLKDNLDAAKLQLPGVEINTYRVHLGAKITGKTLAEIDLRKKYGITLLALRRGDKIISNPESGLSINTDDILILMGNDDDLANVQQIFSVENNGK; encoded by the coding sequence TATTATCAATCGGCGTAGTATTTTTATCATCAAAACTCCGTATCCCGACGATTGTTGGATTTATGATCACCGGCATCCTCGCCGGCCCGCACGGGTTTAAACTAGTAAACGATATTGCGGGGGTAAACGTCCTCTCCGAGATCGGCGTAGCGCTACTATTATTCACTATCGGCATTGAATTCTCATTCAAAAACCTATTCCGTCTTAAAAAACCTGCTCTCCTCGGGGGGGGTATACAAGTAATACTAACAACTGCGGTGGTAACATTTACACTAACCTTACTGAGACTAAACTTTACCACGTCTTTATTCATAGGATGCCTAACTTCACTCAGCAGCACAGCAATAGTTTTAAAAATATTACAAGAAAAAGCGGAAACCGATTCCCCTCATGGAAGTACAGCATTAGCAATCCTAATATTTCAAGACATCATTGTGATCCCGTTAATAATATTCACCCCGTTTTTGTCAGGAACAACTACGGCAGACACACCGTTACTCTCCGCGCTTTCGCTGTTAATCACAAGCATCGTAATTCTCGCGGCGGTAATTTTAGGCGCGCGCTACGCCATCCCGTACGTATTACTACAGATTGTCCGCACGCGTAACCGCGAACTTTTTATACTCAGCACAATAACAATTTGTTTTGCAGTAGCATGGCTTACCCATAGTGCAGGCTTATCAATTGCCATCGGCGCGTTTTTAGCCGGGATAATAATTTCGGAGTCAGAATACAGCCATCAAATCCTTGGCAACGTACTCCCGTTGAGAGACGTCTTTAGCAGCTTCTTTTTTATTTCAGTCGGTATGCTGTTGAACACCACACAACTATTTTCTCAATTACCGCTTATACTATTGATACTAATGGCTGTAATAATCCTAAAAATAAGCATCTCAACTTTTGCAGCAATTATACTTGGGCACTCATTACGTTCAGCACTCCTCACCGGGCTGTATATATTCCAGGTAGGCGAATTTTCGTTTATCCTCTCCCGTGCGGGATTGGACTACACCATCCTCTCCCCTGAACTTTACAACATATTCCTGGCGGTAACAGTATTAACCATGGCATTAACCCCGTTTATCGCAGACCTCGCTCCGTCAATTGCCAGCACATTTTTGCGATTACCTTTACCCCCGCGTATAAAACACGGCCTTTTCCCAACAGGTGATTTAAAAGGAAGCAAGAAACCCGCTGCGTTACAGGATCACTTACTAATCATCGGTTATGGTATTACAGGTAGAAGTATTGCACGTGCTGCTAAGATAGCTAATATACAATATATAGCGCTTGAGATGAACCCGGAAGTAGTGAAAACAGAATCCGCTAATGGTGAACCTGTGTACTACGGTGACGCAACGTACGACCATGTCTTACATTTTGTCAATGCGAACCACGCAAAAGTTGTGGTCATCGCAACCTCTGACCCAGCAGCAACACAGAGGATAACATCTAATATCAGGACAATAAACTCGAAAGCACAGATCATTGTCCGGGCATTACACCTTGACGGGATAGAACAATTACGCAAACTCGGCGCAGACGAAGTTGTAGTTGAAGATTATGAAGCCTCGGTTGAAATCTTCGCCAGAGTACTTGAACGCTACTTTATCCCGCAATCAGATATTGAACAATTTGTATCTGATCTCCGGTCGGATGGGTATGATATGATCCGTAAACTCAGCAAACCGTTGAAAGACAACCTTGACGCAGCCAAACTCCAACTACCTGGTGTAGAGATAAACACTTATAGAGTACATCTTGGCGCAAAAATTACCGGTAAAACCTTAGCGGAAATAGATTTACGCAAAAAATACGGGATAACATTACTTGCACTACGCCGAGGAGACAAAATAATATCTAATCCCGAAAGCGGGCTAAGCATAAACACGGATGACATACTAATACTAATGGGCAATGATGATGACTTAGCTAATGTACAACAAATATTCAGCGTTGAAAACAACGGAAAATAG
- a CDS encoding inositol monophosphatase family protein: MKQFMHSLAVSAGKILLKYFRTNVGVNYKSKNNPVTIADKQSEEKMMSMIRTKFPGDRFICEETCAVNGIEKPDSKSRYWIIDPLDGTVNFTHGVPIFTVSIALMEKQKLKYAMLYTPVNGDTYYAEKGKGAEKNGKRIHVSTRKNLADGLLGTGFPYTLFLKDPKQVLKLFDAFIVKGQGMRRLGSAALDLGYVAEGLFEGFWEHGLQPWDCAAGALMIEEAGGKVTDYRGGDNYLFGERIVGSNGFVHKKMIDIIRKSGVGR, translated from the coding sequence ATGAAACAGTTTATGCATTCGTTAGCCGTTTCTGCAGGGAAGATTTTATTGAAGTATTTCCGTACTAATGTAGGGGTTAATTATAAGTCCAAGAATAATCCTGTAACCATCGCGGATAAGCAGTCAGAAGAAAAGATGATGAGTATGATCCGCACAAAGTTTCCTGGGGATAGGTTTATCTGCGAAGAAACGTGTGCGGTTAACGGTATAGAAAAACCGGATAGTAAGTCTAGGTACTGGATTATTGACCCGCTTGACGGGACCGTAAATTTTACGCACGGTGTGCCTATATTCACGGTGTCAATCGCGTTGATGGAAAAACAAAAGCTTAAGTATGCGATGTTATACACACCGGTTAATGGGGATACGTATTACGCGGAAAAAGGTAAGGGCGCAGAGAAAAATGGGAAACGTATACACGTATCAACCCGGAAGAACCTTGCTGACGGTTTATTAGGTACAGGGTTTCCGTATACTTTATTCCTAAAAGATCCTAAACAAGTACTTAAATTATTCGACGCGTTTATCGTCAAAGGACAGGGGATGCGGCGTCTTGGGTCCGCAGCGTTGGACCTCGGGTATGTAGCCGAAGGGTTATTTGAAGGTTTTTGGGAACACGGGCTGCAGCCATGGGATTGCGCAGCAGGTGCGTTGATGATAGAGGAAGCCGGGGGGAAAGTTACCGACTATCGTGGTGGGGATAATTACCTGTTTGGTGAACGTATTGTCGGGTCAAACGGTTTTGTACATAAAAAAATGATTGATATTATAAGAAAATCCGGTGTGGGACGGTAA